A segment of the Streptomyces sp. XD-27 genome:
CGGCCGCCGTCGCCCGCGCGGTGCCCTGCCTGACCACGGTCCAGGCGCTCGCCGCCGCCGTCCAGGGCATCGAGGCGCTGAGCAGAGGCGAGGTCGGCGTCCGGTCGCTCCAGGAGCACGCGGAGCACCTGATCGCCGCCCGCGAGGAGTGAGGTGAGCGAGGGGGGCACCGTCCGGTGCCCCCCTCCTCATGAGCCCCCCGTTCCCGCGCGCAGAAAGCTTCCGCATGTACCCGCTCTTCTTCCGGCTCCTCTTCCGGCGCATGGACGCCGAGCAGGCCCACCACCTGGCGTTCGCCTGGATCCGGCTGGCCGCCCGCGTCCCCGTCCTGCGGACCTTCGTGGCCGCCGTGCTCGCCCCCGCCACAAGGCCCTGCGCACGGAGGCCCTGGGCCTGCGGATGCACGGCCCGTTCGGGCTGGCCGCCGGCTTCGACAAGAACGCGACCGGCGTCGACGGCCTGGCGATGCTCGGCTTCGACCATGTCGAGATCGGCACCGTCACCGCCGAGCCGCAGCCCGGCAACCCCAAGAAGCGCCTCTTCCGGCTCGTACCGGACCGGGCGCTGATCAACCGCATGGGTTTCAACAACGACGGCTCCGCCGCCGTCGCCGAGCGCCTGGCGGCCCGTAACCCGGTCTTCAAGACCACGCTCGGCGTCAACATCGGCAAGACCAAGGTCGTCCCGGAGGAGGAGGCCGTCGCCGACTACGTGGCCTCCACCGAGCGGCTGGCCCGCCACGCCGACTACCTGGTCGTCAACGTCTCCTCGCCGAACACCCCGGGCCTGCGCAACCTCCAGGCCACCGAGGCGCTGCGCCCGCTGCTGACCGCCGTCCGCGAGGCCGCCGACCGCAGCGTGCCGGAACGCCGGGTCCCGCTGCTGGTCAAGATCGCCCCGGACCTCGCCGACGAGGACGTCGACGCCGTCGCCGACCTCGCGGTCGAACTGGGCCTGGACGGCATCATCGCCACCAACACCACCATCGCCCGCGACGGCCTGGGCCTCACCGCCGACCCGGCGATCATCGCCGAGACCGGCGGCCTGTCGGGCGCCCCGCTGAAGCCCCGCTCCCTGGAGGTGCTGCGCCGGCTGTACGCCCGGGTCGGCGACCGCATCACGCTGATCGGGGTCGGCGGCATCGAGACCGCCGACGACGCCTGGGAGCGGATCCTCGCGGGCGCCACGCTGGTGCAGGGGTACAGCGGCTTCATCTACGAGGGCCCGTTCTGGTGCCGCAAGATCCACAAGGGGCTGGCCGCCCGGCTGGCCGCCAGCCCGTACGCGACCCTCGCCGAGGCGGTCGGCGCCGACACCCGCAAGGAGACCGCATGACCTCCCAGGAGTCCCGGCAGCCCTTCGGCGCGCGGCTGCGCGCCGCCATGGACACCCGCGGGCCGCTGTGCGTCGGCATCGACCCGCATGCCTCCCTGCTGACCGACTGGGGGCTGAACGACGACATCGCGGGCCTGGAGCGCTTCACCCACACCGTCGTCGAGGCGCTGGCCGGGCGGGTCGCGGTCCTCAAGCCGCAGTCCGCGTTCTTCGAGCGCTTCGGCTCCCGCGGCATCGCCGTCCTGGAGCGCGCCGTCGCCGACGCCCGCGACGCCGGAGCACTGGTGCTCATGGACGCCAAGCGCGGCGACATCGGCTCCACCATGGCCGCGTACGCCGCGACCTACCTCGACCCGGCGAGCCCGCTGTTCTCCGACGCCGTCACGGTCAGCCCGTACCTGGGCTTCGGCTCGCTGCGCCCGGCGCTGGACCTGGCGCGGGAGAGCGGCGCGGGCGTCTTCGTCCTCGCCCTGACCTCCAACCCGGAGGGCGCCGAGGTACAGCACGCGGTACGGGCCGACGGCGCGTCCGTCGCCGCCACCATGCTGGACCACCTGCGGGCGGAGAACGCCGACGCCGCCCCCCTCGGTTCGTACGGGGCGGTCGTCGGCGCCACGCTGGGCGAGCTGTCCCGCTACGACCTGGCGATCAACGGACCGCTGCTCGCCCCCGGCATCGGGGCGCAGGGCGCGACCCCCGCCGATCTGCCCGCGGTCTTCGGTGCCGCGGTCCGGGACGTCGTGCCGAGCGTCAGCCGCGGGGTGCTGCGGTACGGCCCCGATGCGCCCGCGCTGATCGAAGCGGCGGAGCGATTCGCCGACGATGTGCGCGCGGCGGTCGGCTGACCCTGTCGCACGGGCCGGGCAACCCGGCCGTTTTGCCCCGGAAAGTCCGCGGAAAGTCCAGGTCGATCGAGTCTGACCTGGACTTTTCGTCTGTTCTCGCTGACTGGAGCGGCGTCTGCCGCTAGTCTCCGTGACGAGCGGTCGTGCAAGCGCGTTGCGCGTTGCTCCCCAGGTGAGGGGCGACTAGGTTCCTCACCGGTCCATATCCGACAGTTCGACATCCGAGGTGACGTAGGCGTGGCTCTTCCGCCCCTTACCCCTGAACAGCGCGCAGCCGCGCTCGAAAAGGCCGCCGCGGCTCGCCGGGAGCGCGCCGAGGTCAAGAATCGGCTCAAGCACTCCGGCGCCTCTCTGCACGAGGTCATCAAGCAGGGCCAGGAGAACGATGTCATCGGCAAGATGAAGGTGAGCGCTCTGCTCGAGTCGCTGCCGGGCGTCGGCAAGGTCCGCGCCAAGCAGATCATGGAGCGGCTCGGCATCTCCGAGAGCCGTCGCGTGCGCGG
Coding sequences within it:
- the pyrF gene encoding orotidine-5'-phosphate decarboxylase: MTSQESRQPFGARLRAAMDTRGPLCVGIDPHASLLTDWGLNDDIAGLERFTHTVVEALAGRVAVLKPQSAFFERFGSRGIAVLERAVADARDAGALVLMDAKRGDIGSTMAAYAATYLDPASPLFSDAVTVSPYLGFGSLRPALDLARESGAGVFVLALTSNPEGAEVQHAVRADGASVAATMLDHLRAENADAAPLGSYGAVVGATLGELSRYDLAINGPLLAPGIGAQGATPADLPAVFGAAVRDVVPSVSRGVLRYGPDAPALIEAAERFADDVRAAVG
- a CDS encoding integration host factor — protein: MALPPLTPEQRAAALEKAAAARRERAEVKNRLKHSGASLHEVIKQGQENDVIGKMKVSALLESLPGVGKVRAKQIMERLGISESRRVRGLGSNQIASLEREFGGGAA